TGCATGATGAGGCTGCGCTGAACCTCAGTGGTCACCGATCGGATGTTGTTGATGCACACATTGGGAGCGGAATTGGAGCGGTCGTCCTGGCTAATGCGAGGCGGCCGGCCCTGTCGATGGTTTGCAGAAGGTttagagctgctgctgctcccgctgctgctgcatcgcCGGCTATGGCTGCGGCTACTCACGTTGAATCGGACGGCCGTGCCGCGTCCGGTAAACCCGAGGGCGTTGTCCGGATTCTCGGCCAACAGTAGCTGGTAATAGCTATCCATGGGAAAGGGCTGGCACAGCATCGGCACCAAGGACGCGCACCGCTGATGGAAGCGGAAATTGCACTGACTGCAGTAGAACCCGGTGAAGAGTAGCCGCCGGCAGCCCTCGCAGAAGACCAGCGAGAAGAATGTCTTGCGTATGATCTGATGCTGTGTGTGGGTCCGAATGGGGAACTTGTCCAGCAGTCGCACAAATATCTCCTCCACATGCAGCGTGCCAATGTCCGTGTTCCACGGTATGATATGTCGCCCGCTATGCGATGTGCTCACCTCGCACATGTCCGGCGTCAGCTGGCGCAGCTTGAGCGCCTTCATCAGTGCATCACAGAGTCGCACGCCGGCCACCACCTCGACCGAGGTGCGCTGCTGGTTGGGCAGATGGGCCCGCAGCAGGATCTTGGGCTGTCGGGTAAGCGTGCCGCACTGGCTGGTACTACCGGAGCCGGGGTTCGACATCAGGCTGTCGGTCAGGTCGCTGCCATGGTAGGCCAGGGGCCCTCGCgccagctgccgctgctgctgtaggATCTGCGTCTGGTTCTGGTAGTGCGGCTGATCCCTATCCGCagcgctgcgctgctgctgtatgTCCGCGGCACTCTGGCTGCCATCGTCTTCCTGCTGCAACGCATTCAGCTGCTCCATCAGCTCGTGCTCTTTGGCCTCCAGCTCATGCAGCTTCGATGTGAGCTCCTGGTATTCTGCAATCCGAAAAACATACATAATTAATACAGAATTTTCACATGAAAGGGCagccctgtcctgccctgctctgccctggcCACTCACCTGTTAAGTACATGGCCGGCGGCTCTTGGAGATTGGCAAACTTGGCGTTCAGGGCATCGATGTTCTCCCTGGTGACATGCTTGACCAGCTGCACATTATGCAGCTCCTCGGCCAGCGGGTCGTACAGTTCGCTGTCGCTCTCCGTTGACGATTCGCTCGACATGGTCCCAATCTCTGGCTCTACAGCTGCTCGACCATGACCCTGAACCGCTGTCCCTGTCCTTCCGCTCTCCAATGCTCCGTTCTCCTTCTGGTCGGGTCGGTGATGGGTGGTCGgggtcggtgtcggtgtcgctGTTCGTGatggtgttgttggcttcACCTTCGCATTGGCCGTGGCCGTGACTGTGGGATGTTTGCTATTTTTGCTCGGCTGCTGGTCTGCGCTTGCGTTTAGAGTGGGCTGCTGTGCCACCCACGTCCGCATGCAGCAGGACAGGGGAGCGGGTGCTGCATTTTAGCCTTTTTGCGAtgccctttttttgttggtttcggTTTAGCcttgcagcaaaaaaaaacttttacgCCACCTGCAATGCGTATTATTTTGTGCGtttctttaattattttatttgatatcTTTTTGGTCTTCTAATGCACCCACACACGGCCGCGcggacacacacaaacgcacgcACACTGGCTCCGTACGCACGCTAAGGTATGTACATGTATTATTTAATATGAAGGTCGCCGTTCCCGGTCCCCGGTCCCCGTTCCACCGTATTTTACTTGTGGGACGGACAGGGTACCTTCGCGCAGCTTAGCTTCCAGAGTCCTGGACTTGTTTGGGGCCTTTGACTGGTCTGGCCGGCCCTTACCTTTAACCAAGGTTGTGTCCTCCAAAAGATGTTAAACGGCTGGGCCCTAACTAAGGACACAGGACTTGCTGGCTGAAGCTGACTGAACTTGAGGGTTTTCGCTGGGCTCAAAAGGATAATTACTACAGGAGCTAGAGATGGTGGCAAGCCGCCGATACACCGATTGCCGCTTCTATCGGCAGGTAGCAGTATACAGATGTGCCATACAACAAACATATCGCAGAGCGAACATTCGGAATTAGATCCCAGGGTCTTCATCAtgagccagccagcccagcTTTGTCATACTTGCGCATCatatttgaaataatttttgttctgatacaaatgcaatgaaaataaacatgtacacacacatacaagagCCTGCAAGTGTTCTTTGAATGGACATGTCATGATGATATTATACCAGCTATTCCGCAAACTCTCTTTTCGGTCTTATTTTACGCTCATAACAACTGAGACAGCTTTAACTCCATGTTTGATGTAAGAGGGGAGacagatatatgtagatatatggaagatgttttttttttattcttcgATGACATATGAAAACTCAACAGACCCGAAAAGACCCTGTGATCTTATACTGATGATTCGCTCTGCgatatgtttcggtatatgaAGTGGCACATCTTTATACTGCATGGTTAGTGACTTGACTCCGCACGATTCATCGctaacaaataaattttttttttttttttgttgcaattagAAATCAAATATAATGTTCCAATGGTAATAGTATATTTGTGTGCTTCAATgttatttagttttatttcattaatttttcttCTGCAAACACCAGATTATTCTCGAAAACTATCTGGACTGCAACGATATATGCGCGCCATTTATATCGATAAGCCCCGGCCATACGGCGATAGGCAACGCATACATATCGCCAATTCAGGCATTTTCTCACGCTCGGAAACGTTTGCAAATCTGGTTCTTGGCCATTTTGCGCGCACAAACTGCATGAAAATTGCGGAATTGATGTTTTAAAG
The sequence above is a segment of the Drosophila pseudoobscura strain MV-25-SWS-2005 chromosome X, UCI_Dpse_MV25, whole genome shotgun sequence genome. Coding sequences within it:
- the Raf gene encoding raf homolog serine/threonine-protein kinase Raf isoform X2 produces the protein MRTWVAQQPTLNASADQQPSKNSKHPTVTATANAKVKPTTPSRTATPTPTPTTHHRPDQKENGALESGRTGTAVQGHGRAAVEPEIGTMSSESSTESDSELYDPLAEELHNVQLVKHVTRENIDALNAKFANLQEPPAMYLTEYQELTSKLHELEAKEHELMEQLNALQQEDDGSQSAADIQQQRSAADRDQPHYQNQTQILQQQRQLARGPLAYHGSDLTDSLMSNPGSGSTSQCGTLTRQPKILLRAHLPNQQRTSVEVVAGVRLCDALMKALKLRQLTPDMCEVSTSHSGRHIIPWNTDIGTLHVEEIFVRLLDKFPIRTHTQHQIIRKTFFSLVFCEGCRRLLFTGFYCSQCNFRFHQRCASLVPMLCQPFPMDSYYQLLLAENPDNALGFTGRGTAVRFNGRPPRISQDDRSNSAPNVCINNIRSVTTEVQRSLIMHARPPLPHPCTDHSNSTQASPTSTLKHNRPRARSADESNKNLLSREDKSSEENWNIKAEEILIGPRIGSGSFGTVYRAHWHGPVAVKTLNVKTPSPTQLQAFKNEVAMLKKTRHCNILLFMGCVSKPSLAIVTQWCEGSSLYKHVHVSETKFKLNTLIDIGRQVAQGMDYLHAKNIIHRDLKSNNIFLHEDLSVKIGDFGLATAKTRWSGEKQANQPTGSILWMAPEVIRMQELNPYSFQSDVYAFGIVMYELLAECLPYGHISNKDQILFMVGRGLLRPEMSQVRSDAPQALKRLAEDCIKYTPKDRPLFRPLLNMLENMLRTLPKIHRSASEPNLTQSQLQNDDFLYLPSPKTPVNFNNFQFFGSAGNI
- the Raf gene encoding raf homolog serine/threonine-protein kinase Raf isoform X1 codes for the protein MRTWVAQQPTLNASADQQPSKNSKHPTVTATANAKVKPTTPSRTATPTPTPTTHHRPDQKENGALESGRTGTAVQGHGRAAVEPEIGTMSSESSTESDSELYDPLAEELHNVQLVKHVTRENIDALNAKFANLQEPPAMYLTEYQELTSKLHELEAKEHELMEQLNALQQEDDGSQSAADIQQQRSAADRDQPHYQNQTQILQQQRQLARGPLAYHGSDLTDSLMSNPGSGSTSQCGTLTRQPKILLRAHLPNQQRTSVEVVAGVRLCDALMKALKLRQLTPDMCEVSTSHSGRHIIPWNTDIGTLHVEEIFVRLLDKFPIRTHTQHQIIRKTFFSLVFCEGCRRLLFTGFYCSQCNFRFHQRCASLVPMLCQPFPMDSYYQLLLAENPDNALGFTGRGTAVRFNVSSRSHSRRCSSSGSSSSSKPSANHRQGRPPRISQDDRSNSAPNVCINNIRSVTTEVQRSLIMHARPPLPHPCTDHSNSTQASPTSTLKHNRPRARSADESNKNLLSREDKSSEENWNIKAEEILIGPRIGSGSFGTVYRAHWHGPVAVKTLNVKTPSPTQLQAFKNEVAMLKKTRHCNILLFMGCVSKPSLAIVTQWCEGSSLYKHVHVSETKFKLNTLIDIGRQVAQGMDYLHAKNIIHRDLKSNNIFLHEDLSVKIGDFGLATAKTRWSGEKQANQPTGSILWMAPEVIRMQELNPYSFQSDVYAFGIVMYELLAECLPYGHISNKDQILFMVGRGLLRPEMSQVRSDAPQALKRLAEDCIKYTPKDRPLFRPLLNMLENMLRTLPKIHRSASEPNLTQSQLQNDDFLYLPSPKTPVNFNNFQFFGSAGNI